The Candidatus Rokuibacteriota bacterium genome contains the following window.
GCCGGTAAATGGTCACCAGGACCTCCTCGGTGAGGTCTTCCACCCGGCTCGGCGGGCAGCCCAGCCGATAAAAGAAGGCGAAGAGCGGGCCCTCCCAGCGCGCAAAGAGCAGCTCCAGGGCACTTTGCTCGCCCTCCTTGACCCTGGCCATCAGCTCTCGCTCGTCGGCCACCGTTTTCTCTCGCTCCCGGAAAAAGAGGTCTCGATGATCGCCTGCTAAAAAACATATCCGCGGTAAGTGATCAAAAAGTTTGAGCCTCGCTGCGACAGCCCCAGCCGAAAGCCCGGGCCGCCGGCTTTTGTCGTTTTCAGGCGCTCTTACGGGGCCTGGGGGGGCCGTTCTGTCGCCTGAGCCTCATGGGAAGGCCTTTCGGTGGTGGTCGTCACACACCCCCCCACCATCCCCGCCGCCAGGAACAGGCCGACCAGCGTCGCGATCAGGGGTCTCATCGGACTCACCTCCCTTCAATAGCTATCCGAGCAAGGCTGGCCGAAGGTTGGCCAGGTCGGAGAGGCGGTCCGCCCAGAGAGCTTCAGAGGAGCTGGCGGTTTGAGGTGAAAGGTGAGGCCCTTCCCAGGGCCCTGGGTGGAGCGCGCGGCGACCGATGGTGGGACGGTTTAAGCCGAGTCCAGGGCCGCGGCCCGCCCAGCCGGGCCCCGGACTCGGTGGCAGCCCACCAGAGGAGGCGGTCAAGAGCAGCGGGCCACCACTAGCTCAATGTGACGGTCACTCCGGGATTGTCATGATGATCTGCGTCTCCCCAGAACGCTGCAGGATTCCCGTGAACCTGACGAGTGAGGCGACGAGCGAAGGCGTGTTCTCCCGCGACGAGGCGACACCGATCGACGTAATCGCGCCCTGGAGGCCAGCGTTCACCACCTGGATTCGATAGCCCGCCGGCCCGCGGAAGACCACCGCCAGAAGGCCACTCTCCCCCTGGTTCACGGGGACGACGATCTCCTCCACCCCGTCCTGGTCCAGGTCTACGGCGACAGGGGACGGCTCCATCTTGAAATACCGAGAGGTGATCATCCCGGACAAGCCCTCCTGGATCTCGCCGAGCGTGTAGCCCCCACCCACTGCGATCGCGGATCGCCACCGCTCCTCACCGTGGACCGCGATCTGCAGCCGCTGCTCGGCGTCCACGAAGACCAGCGCCCGGAGGCTTTTGTCAGCGATGTTCGAGAGCGTCGCCCCCGTCGCCCGGAACGCATGGGGCACAGGGACCCGACCGGCGGAGGTTAGTTCGCCATCCTTGAGCACAAGCCGCTCGGCGTGTCCCGGCGTAAACATCTTGTCGCGGCTGTACATTTGCCCCCACAGCCCGCGCTTGACCCCTTCGCCCTTCTCGTCCACCGCGAGGAGGATCAGCGGAATGTCCTGGGCGACCGGTTCAGGCTGACCGTTTCGTGCTGCGATCACCTGCGAGAGCATCCCCACCCCCGGATCCTGCCGGTTGACCACGACCTCCAGGCTCCCATCACCGTCCAGATCGGCGAGCTGGAGGCTCAGGATCCGACCGATGCTGCGCCGCTCGTACGCCCACTCGGGCTCCAGGGTCTGGCCGACGAGGCGGTAGAGGAAAATCTTGCCCCCGTCGTCGGCAAGAACCAGCCGCGCAATCCCGTCCGCCGGGGCGACGGCCACGTCCATGGTCCGGACCGCGAAGCCGAAGCGCGCCACTTCGCGGACCGGCATCGACTCTGCTCCGGCGGAGTACGTCCCGGGGTCGCGGTTCCACCCGAGCATTCGCGCCAGGAGCGAGCCTTGCTGGGCCCGGGGAGCTGGGGTCCTCGCGTCAGCCGTCGAGGAGTACTGACGGGCCACCGGCGGCTTCACGGATGGCGGAACAAAGAGCGACGTGGTCAGCACCGATTCTGCACGGAGACCGGAAAACAGGCGGACCTCCATGTACGGTCGCTTCCCGACCTTGCTAAAGCCCAGGACCAGGAGATGACCGATCCGGAAGCGTTCCAGGGCCTCCCGAACCCCGGTGCCAGCGAGGAATTCCTGGTCTGTGACCGCCCGCTGAGACAGCCAGACGCTCACCCGGTCCCCGAACTCCACCTGGAACCGCCCGGTGCGTCCCAACTCCTCGACTACCGCGCGTACGGCGGCTTCGGCGAGGTCTTCTTTCAGGCCGGACACGAGCTTCAGAACCGTAAGCTTGATTTTCCCTGCTGACACGCGCACCTTGTCCCCTGGCCGCGCCCCGCTTCCCTCGATCACGCTCGCCGTCGAGTAGGTGTCAAACGTCTCGTCAACCACGACCCGGCCGCGCTGCTCCTCCACTCGTCCCAGAACCTCCCCGCTCTTCGGGTGCCGCAGCTCACGCCCCTCGCGAAACAGCACCATCTGCACGCCCGGCTGGAGCCCTCCGCGCCGGCCGACAGAAATCGTGACCTTTCCTCCCTGGACCTCGACTACGTCGGCCACCACCTCCGGGAAAAGGGCCACGAGCTGTTCGGCCAGCAGCTTGAACGGGAGAGGCTCCGCCTGGCCGCGCGCCAAGCCGGTGGCGCCGGCGAGGAAAAACAGTGCTGCCGCGAACCAGGCTGTCGCCCTAACGGCGCTCCTGATCATCCTCCCTCCCACCTGCTTCGATCTCCGTGCGCCGCTGCTTCCAGGCCAGGACGACGCTGTACGTCGTCGGCACCGGCGCGTGTCTGACTACGATGAACACGTAGTCCGCATAGCCTGAGCTGCGGTTCACGGCCACGACCACCCCGACGCCCTCGCTCAGGTCGAGGACGGGCGCGAGATACTTCCGCCAGAGCGCGGGGTCCCCCTCGCGCGCCTCGACAAACGCGAGCGGGATTCCGAGGGCCGGTGCCGGGGACCGGGACAATGCCATCCGGTGGGGAATCACGCGGATCAGCTGCCCGGCCCCTTTCAGGGCCACGTCACGGACCTCGGTAAACCAGGGGGTGGACGGGGCGATCACCCAGACGCTTTGCTCTCCCGGCTTCCCTTGCCAGCGCAGCTCGCTCCACCCGATTTTATCCTCGCGCTCTTGCACGCTCTCCGCCCGCACACGAACCGCCCCGAACGCGCTCGCCACCCCGGGACGGGCGGCTACGACCTCGCGGTCGCCGAGCAGGACCGCGACCGGCACCTCCCCCCTGTCCAGGGCTTCGATGAGCCGGGGCGGGCCTTGTACGGGTCCCTCCCGCCGCGTTCCGTCGGCCCCAAGGAGCGCATAGAAGGCCTCTTCGTAGAGGCTTGCGACCCGGAGCCGGTACTCGACGGCCGCGGCCGCCAACGGGCACGCCAAGACGCACGCCCCGGCCAGCAGCAACACCCTGGCCCACCTCACCATTGCGATCGAGTGTACCCCTGCGATGCCTCCCCAGCTACCGGCGATTCGTTAGAACGTGAAGCGGACGCGCGCAGCGACCGTATCTATATCCTTGGCGTCCCGTGGCCGGGCGCAAGAAGCGCTCGCCGGGATACACTGATTGAGCGCCTCGCCGGCGAAGAGGTGACCGTATACCACACCGAGGGTCGTTCTCGGCGCGAAACTCCAGTTGATACCGACGTCAATCTCCGTGCCGAGGTACCTATCGTCTCCCTTTGCATCGGCGGGGGTGATCCCGTTTGCGGTGACGGCTCCGTTGGTGTCAACCTTCTCGGCCGTCCAGCTCGGTTGAACGATCCCGAACAGCGAGAACGCAGGGGTCAGGGAGTACGTCGCCTTCACCCCACCGGCAATCAGGCCATACTTGTCAAAGCCGATCGAGCGCTCCCGCCCCCGGCTCGCGCCCGAGGGGCCGGCGTTGAGGTACTCGAAGACGCCCGTCCAGATCTCGGTCCAGAGCGCGTAGTAGCCGAACCCGGGATTGATGGGTTCGTAGTAGTTGATGTCGCTCCCGCCTCTGCACACGCCCGCAATCGTCTGGACGCATTCGTCAGCGTCGTTGCCGGACGTGTAGGTAAAGCGGGCCTGGAGGTTCAGGGGACCCGAGCGCCAGCCGCCGATGATGTCCACGATCCAGGCCCTGATATCCGCTTCAGTTTCACCGGTGGCGGCCCGAGTGGCAACTGGAAGCCGCTGCTCGCCGAACTGGTAGTGGAACGTCGGCTCCAGCAGCCACGGCCCGGACTTCCATTCGAGGTCGCCGCCAACGGTAGCCCGCCAGAGGCGGTCCGCGCCGACGTTAAACCCGCCTCGCGGAGTCGTCCCAAGGCTGGCACTCCCCTGGTTGTTGCCTCCAAACTCCGCGTAGGAGACGGTGGGCTTGACCGTGAACCCCTTCCAGGGCGTGACCTCGAGGCTATCGATGATCGCCCAGCTATCCCGGTTGCTGGTGAACCCGCCCTCGCGTCCCGAGTTCAGTTCCTCGATCTGGGCGAAAGTAAAGATGTTCCTGATCTCCGGGGAAAAGGTCGTCACGAGGTTCAAGCCCCCGAAGTCCCCGACCGAGGCCAGCATGCCGAGCTTAAAGTCATGGTTCCTGAATGGCTGGCCGCCCCCGCGGGCGATGGTCGGGACCTGGATGAAGGGCAGGATCGACCCCGGTCCCGTCAGCGGGAACTCGAGGTAGAGCCACTTCGTCTCGATAACTCCCGCCACGTCGGTGTCGAGGTCGAAGCCCGCGCTCGTGCCCCCGTGGGCCCGCGGCGTGTTACCGTTCGCGAAGTCCATCTCGACGCCCCACACGACGTTGCCCTTTCCGACCTCGCCCTTGAAATCGAAGCGACCGCGCTGGCGGGACCACCACTCCGTTTCGCGGTTGGTCGTGTCTCCGTCCTGCAGGTTCTTATCCCACTGCGTGACAAAGTCC
Protein-coding sequences here:
- a CDS encoding VCBS repeat-containing protein, whose protein sequence is MIRSAVRATAWFAAALFFLAGATGLARGQAEPLPFKLLAEQLVALFPEVVADVVEVQGGKVTISVGRRGGLQPGVQMVLFREGRELRHPKSGEVLGRVEEQRGRVVVDETFDTYSTASVIEGSGARPGDKVRVSAGKIKLTVLKLVSGLKEDLAEAAVRAVVEELGRTGRFQVEFGDRVSVWLSQRAVTDQEFLAGTGVREALERFRIGHLLVLGFSKVGKRPYMEVRLFSGLRAESVLTTSLFVPPSVKPPVARQYSSTADARTPAPRAQQGSLLARMLGWNRDPGTYSAGAESMPVREVARFGFAVRTMDVAVAPADGIARLVLADDGGKIFLYRLVGQTLEPEWAYERRSIGRILSLQLADLDGDGSLEVVVNRQDPGVGMLSQVIAARNGQPEPVAQDIPLILLAVDEKGEGVKRGLWGQMYSRDKMFTPGHAERLVLKDGELTSAGRVPVPHAFRATGATLSNIADKSLRALVFVDAEQRLQIAVHGEERWRSAIAVGGGYTLGEIQEGLSGMITSRYFKMEPSPVAVDLDQDGVEEIVVPVNQGESGLLAVVFRGPAGYRIQVVNAGLQGAITSIGVASSRENTPSLVASLVRFTGILQRSGETQIIMTIPE
- a CDS encoding porin; translated protein: MRRYLVLALAVLTLLGLLSPPALAQAPAPKVTINGLLDFVTQWDKNLQDGDTTNRETEWWSRQRGRFDFKGEVGKGNVVWGVEMDFANGNTPRAHGGTSAGFDLDTDVAGVIETKWLYLEFPLTGPGSILPFIQVPTIARGGGQPFRNHDFKLGMLASVGDFGGLNLVTTFSPEIRNIFTFAQIEELNSGREGGFTSNRDSWAIIDSLEVTPWKGFTVKPTVSYAEFGGNNQGSASLGTTPRGGFNVGADRLWRATVGGDLEWKSGPWLLEPTFHYQFGEQRLPVATRAATGETEADIRAWIVDIIGGWRSGPLNLQARFTYTSGNDADECVQTIAGVCRGGSDINYYEPINPGFGYYALWTEIWTGVFEYLNAGPSGASRGRERSIGFDKYGLIAGGVKATYSLTPAFSLFGIVQPSWTAEKVDTNGAVTANGITPADAKGDDRYLGTEIDVGINWSFAPRTTLGVVYGHLFAGEALNQCIPASASCARPRDAKDIDTVAARVRFTF